One genomic segment of Occultella kanbiaonis includes these proteins:
- a CDS encoding NEW3 domain-containing protein — protein MSKVRMNIASGRGVVETGAPGLSRRQVLAGLLGVGALPVIALVAPDSARADPPCPVAELDEPLADTAMSDLSYQSIVQIAGPSHRVNFLRASWIGSGGQPASAIVRDIEVHDGSQWVTVSGPGSRLDEQWRVVSGDSSTISAGDYTQAANLWLALGSVTKLSASAAELTAEIPGVLDLTVRWDVSGTQPEVQWSLHVQSAGTYVVGYHATPRLEFEAVDEVLCGALQHARSIGSSTALFAWELFAPMALLQTEVDNRTLTTGVYVPGDVMAFEHERFLGWDDQPFAMSLRNAMGQIQASVYAPPGGLRSELAADESVGYVFGVVASLSSLYEAQVSISRDSYGLTRYRRNVYDTSLTASVHNMLDLVAVEPDGDDSVDFVPSVSGWWNRAKGFANIEADQQTRTATSSVLASAALVACGPQDAAWLWEHRARPQAEYNFSRRSMAHSPKHGFGADAPLGGYAFDACSTVPMWQMTRGESAGFGHIARLATAKRRWPNFVAPLSAHLLTQDPGWLAEAKAVADIYIEDRIFTPSTTNHSEVDFSAETVEHWLELVVLHDLTGEQRYLDAAHAEAKRYMGAFDVRPVPEGTVLSPVGAPIDDAYYKWVTSPGIPNYPRAVPPTETVEKWMVSTTGLTYEQLRTFKTEGDAGGFTLNAVWAPFLLRLAHLVGDDFIRDMTHNMVIGRFSNYPGYYNRQFVSWPMHPDYPLEGPSGTSAIYYHHIPAQIGLAIDYLISEHQTRSDGEIVFPYAWESTFAYFTFHTYGHQPGTFYGDDGVWPYFPQGIIAVDNAQLNWLTAVGTGRFYLSLTNATGTVQTAHVDFDAALTGIEPDQTYSASLIVNGASTAVTIAQAAVDVTVPGHGIAALVIDVPDVPSMPWQRGGATDWTSVSYHLDDIDGGGTTLEDKVYGVTIPRPDRRGYDIYIQSSIPDATPMSLRYRVDDGAWVDAPAKTYPREWTFGVEDLRSSFSYVATVDGVARDERTLYLPGFISGGLPHGQTVGGELRTDRGSSTPGDAIDVTVVLRNETDVDLDGVTAWLGVPSGWTKVDPTVPTTIPANSSLELPAAVTPGPYSGATGVDRSITGRIRWSGGSKPLASLVVQHLTAMKLLDVSASPAAVTSLTDDVTIRTSILNRGAAAATGTATLTLPTGWTANETAVTWSADPRSWVAVTMVATPTAAPFGDATLMIQPGGGLPSRSVQVSVGTRYIVANGDTAYSETGTWLASSLEGYDGIRSRYSPESQYGGTATFTPTIADAADYEVSVWYPTNPDTTTDALYTVTTPDGSTDFHVDQTQGADGWRVLGTFALPSGTDSSVTLTAITGLVTRVSAVRFQQAS, from the coding sequence GTGTCGAAGGTGCGCATGAACATTGCCTCGGGTCGCGGTGTCGTGGAGACCGGAGCGCCCGGGCTGAGCCGCCGTCAGGTGCTCGCTGGCCTGCTCGGTGTCGGGGCGCTCCCCGTCATCGCGCTAGTCGCTCCAGATTCAGCCAGGGCGGACCCGCCCTGCCCGGTCGCCGAACTCGACGAGCCGCTCGCGGACACCGCGATGAGCGACTTGAGCTACCAGAGCATCGTCCAGATCGCGGGCCCGAGCCACCGCGTGAACTTCCTCCGTGCGTCCTGGATCGGGTCGGGCGGCCAACCCGCTTCAGCGATCGTCCGCGACATCGAGGTCCACGATGGCTCGCAGTGGGTCACGGTCTCCGGCCCCGGGTCCCGCCTCGACGAGCAGTGGCGCGTGGTCAGCGGTGACAGCAGCACGATCAGCGCCGGCGACTACACGCAGGCTGCGAACCTCTGGCTGGCCCTGGGCTCGGTGACCAAGCTGTCCGCATCCGCTGCCGAACTGACCGCCGAGATCCCCGGCGTGCTCGATCTCACGGTCCGTTGGGATGTCTCCGGCACCCAGCCGGAGGTGCAATGGAGTCTGCACGTTCAGTCCGCCGGCACCTATGTGGTCGGCTATCACGCCACTCCTCGGCTCGAGTTCGAAGCTGTCGATGAGGTCCTGTGCGGTGCGCTCCAGCACGCCCGGTCGATCGGCTCTTCGACTGCCCTGTTCGCGTGGGAGCTTTTCGCGCCGATGGCACTCCTGCAGACCGAGGTCGACAACCGAACGCTCACCACCGGGGTCTACGTACCGGGCGACGTGATGGCTTTCGAGCACGAGCGCTTCCTCGGCTGGGATGACCAGCCGTTCGCGATGAGTCTGCGGAACGCGATGGGGCAGATTCAAGCATCGGTCTACGCGCCGCCCGGTGGACTGCGGTCGGAGCTGGCAGCGGACGAGAGCGTCGGATACGTGTTCGGGGTCGTCGCCAGCCTGTCATCCCTCTACGAGGCCCAGGTCAGTATCAGCCGGGACTCGTACGGGCTGACCCGGTACCGCCGCAACGTGTACGACACCTCGCTGACTGCGAGTGTGCACAACATGCTCGACCTGGTCGCGGTCGAGCCGGATGGCGACGACTCGGTCGACTTCGTCCCTTCGGTCTCCGGCTGGTGGAACCGCGCCAAGGGGTTCGCCAACATCGAGGCCGACCAGCAGACCAGGACCGCGACGTCCAGTGTGCTGGCGAGCGCCGCGTTGGTGGCATGCGGGCCGCAGGACGCAGCCTGGCTCTGGGAGCACCGCGCCCGCCCTCAGGCCGAATACAACTTCTCCCGGCGCAGCATGGCCCACTCGCCGAAGCACGGCTTCGGCGCCGACGCCCCGCTGGGAGGGTATGCGTTCGACGCCTGCTCGACGGTGCCGATGTGGCAGATGACCCGGGGCGAGTCGGCAGGCTTCGGGCACATCGCCCGGTTGGCCACGGCGAAACGACGTTGGCCGAACTTCGTCGCCCCGCTGTCCGCGCATCTGCTCACGCAGGACCCCGGCTGGCTCGCGGAGGCGAAGGCCGTCGCGGACATCTACATCGAGGACCGGATCTTCACGCCGAGCACCACCAACCACAGCGAGGTCGACTTCAGCGCCGAGACCGTCGAGCACTGGCTGGAGCTGGTCGTCCTTCACGACCTGACAGGCGAGCAGCGTTATCTCGACGCGGCGCACGCCGAGGCCAAGCGGTACATGGGTGCCTTCGACGTCCGTCCGGTGCCCGAGGGCACTGTGCTCTCCCCGGTCGGCGCTCCGATCGACGACGCCTACTACAAGTGGGTCACCAGCCCAGGCATCCCGAACTATCCGCGCGCCGTTCCGCCGACCGAGACGGTCGAGAAGTGGATGGTCTCGACGACCGGCCTGACCTACGAACAACTACGGACCTTCAAGACCGAGGGCGACGCCGGCGGCTTCACCCTGAACGCCGTCTGGGCTCCGTTCCTGCTCCGACTCGCGCACCTGGTCGGTGACGACTTCATCCGGGACATGACCCACAACATGGTGATTGGGAGGTTCAGCAACTACCCGGGCTACTACAACCGGCAGTTCGTCTCGTGGCCGATGCACCCGGACTATCCGCTCGAGGGTCCCTCCGGCACTTCGGCCATCTACTACCACCACATCCCAGCGCAGATCGGCCTCGCGATCGACTACCTGATCAGCGAGCACCAGACCAGGTCCGACGGCGAGATCGTCTTTCCCTATGCGTGGGAGTCCACCTTCGCGTACTTCACGTTCCACACCTACGGGCACCAGCCGGGAACGTTCTACGGCGATGACGGCGTCTGGCCGTACTTCCCCCAGGGGATCATCGCGGTGGACAACGCTCAGCTCAACTGGCTCACCGCCGTCGGCACTGGGCGGTTCTATCTCAGCCTGACAAACGCGACCGGGACCGTGCAGACCGCGCACGTCGACTTCGACGCGGCCCTCACAGGCATCGAACCCGACCAGACCTATTCCGCGTCGCTGATCGTGAACGGCGCCAGCACGGCCGTCACGATCGCACAGGCCGCCGTCGACGTCACGGTGCCGGGTCACGGGATCGCCGCGCTCGTCATCGACGTCCCGGACGTGCCGAGCATGCCGTGGCAGCGCGGCGGCGCCACCGACTGGACCTCGGTGAGCTATCACCTCGACGACATCGATGGTGGTGGCACCACCCTCGAGGACAAGGTCTACGGCGTCACGATCCCACGCCCGGACCGCAGGGGTTACGACATCTACATCCAGTCGAGTATCCCGGACGCGACTCCGATGTCGCTGCGCTACCGGGTCGACGACGGCGCCTGGGTCGATGCGCCCGCCAAGACCTACCCCCGTGAGTGGACGTTCGGCGTCGAGGACCTCCGCTCGAGTTTCAGCTATGTCGCGACGGTCGACGGTGTGGCTCGCGATGAGCGCACCCTCTACCTTCCAGGGTTCATCTCCGGCGGGCTGCCCCATGGGCAGACCGTCGGAGGCGAGCTGCGGACCGATCGCGGCTCCTCGACCCCCGGCGACGCCATCGACGTCACGGTGGTGCTTCGCAACGAGACCGATGTCGATCTCGACGGTGTCACGGCCTGGCTGGGGGTCCCGAGCGGGTGGACCAAGGTCGACCCGACGGTGCCGACGACGATTCCCGCGAACTCCTCGCTCGAGCTTCCCGCCGCGGTCACACCGGGCCCATACTCCGGGGCGACCGGAGTCGACCGGTCGATCACCGGCCGGATCCGCTGGAGCGGCGGTAGCAAGCCGTTGGCGTCGCTCGTCGTCCAGCACCTCACAGCGATGAAACTCCTCGATGTCTCGGCCTCGCCCGCTGCCGTCACATCCCTCACCGACGACGTCACAATCAGGACCTCGATCCTGAACCGCGGCGCCGCGGCCGCGACCGGGACGGCGACGCTGACGTTGCCGACCGGCTGGACGGCGAACGAGACGGCCGTGACGTGGAGCGCCGACCCGAGGTCGTGGGTCGCCGTGACCATGGTCGCAACTCCGACCGCCGCTCCCTTCGGTGACGCGACGCTCATGATCCAGCCGGGGGGCGGTCTTCCGAGCCGCTCGGTACAGGTCTCGGTCGGAACCAGATACATCGTCGCGAACGGAGACACCGCCTACAGCGAGACCGGGACCTGGCTCGCCAGCAGCCTTGAGGGATATGACGGCATCAGATCCCGCTACTCCCCGGAGAGCCAGTACGGCGGCACCGCCACGTTCACGCCGACGATCGCTGACGCCGCCGACTACGAGGTCTCGGTCTGGTACCCGACCAACCCGGACACCACCACGGACGCCCTGTACACGGTCACGACGCCGGACGGCAGCACCGACTTCCACGTCGACCAGACACAGGGAGCCGACGGCTGGCGCGTGCTCGGGACGTTCGCACTGCCGAGCGGAACCGATTCCTCGGTCACGCTCACTGCGATCACCGGGCTGGTCACACGCGTCAGTGCCGTGCGGTTCCAGCAAGCCTCATGA
- a CDS encoding FAD-dependent oxidoreductase, translating to MRQPPSPVADKDEMHAKTRIPTERVTAEVVVVGGGLAGVCAAIAAARLGRSVALVTNRPVLGGNASSEVRVWVVGGTSHGRQRYARETGIMGELFVENQFTNPEGNPYYWDLVVLGAVRAEPNISLFLNTEIHDVEASGPVDERRIEAVTGWMTGSERRLRFQAAMFLDCSGDGLVGHLAGARYRIGREARAEYDEPWAPEAADDLTLGSTMLFYSKDAGHPVPFVPPTFSRDISTTSIPEHRVISVEKDGCWNWWIEWGGEVDAVRDNERIRDELWAVIYGVWDYIKNSGEFPEAEPLTLEWVGSVPGKREYRRFVGDYTLTQKDILGQTEFLDRIGHGGWSIDLHPPGGVYAAERGSKSWHPDGNYHIPLRSLYSVNVENLLFAGRNISASHVAFGSTRVMATCAVIGEAAGSAAALAIAKNATPRDVAHEHIDELQQVMLRQDASLLGVANTDRSDLARTARVTSSSSLGRVASTADGVPFVLEVPAGLVVPVDPEIAGIGLFLEVSRPTSVTVDIHETDLPQNYVPGRLVATVDVPLEAGRPRWVHLDVSWRPRAPCNAFVVVRENPNVALATTTEQSPGVLSFARRDIPYRVDGDQPLIEWMKLSDRRAFAVQLGSATRAFAPERAVGGYSRPYGGPQMWVSEPMRPGTPEWLQLAWPAAVTVGRIELVLDDDVNEDLVNLHHHRTPFRIMPTLIRDYQLEAYVDGEWRVLERVRQNRRRRHLHVLEQPVTTDRIRLVVGSTNGAANAHVVSLRAYGPEAAS from the coding sequence ATGAGACAGCCACCTAGCCCGGTGGCGGACAAGGACGAGATGCACGCCAAGACAAGGATCCCGACGGAACGGGTGACCGCAGAGGTCGTGGTGGTCGGAGGCGGGCTGGCCGGTGTCTGCGCCGCGATCGCCGCCGCCCGGCTGGGGCGCTCGGTCGCGCTCGTCACCAACCGTCCGGTGCTGGGCGGCAACGCCTCCAGCGAGGTCCGGGTATGGGTGGTCGGCGGCACGTCGCACGGCCGCCAGCGCTATGCGCGTGAGACCGGGATCATGGGCGAGCTGTTCGTCGAGAATCAGTTCACGAACCCCGAGGGCAATCCCTATTACTGGGACCTGGTCGTGCTTGGGGCGGTGCGAGCGGAGCCGAACATCTCCCTCTTCCTCAACACCGAGATCCATGACGTCGAGGCCAGCGGGCCAGTCGATGAGCGTCGCATCGAGGCGGTCACCGGCTGGATGACCGGCTCCGAGCGTCGGCTCCGGTTCCAGGCGGCGATGTTCCTGGACTGCAGTGGCGACGGCCTGGTCGGCCACCTCGCCGGTGCCAGGTACCGCATCGGTCGCGAAGCGCGAGCCGAGTATGACGAGCCGTGGGCGCCCGAGGCCGCAGACGACCTGACGCTCGGCAGCACGATGTTGTTCTACTCGAAGGACGCCGGCCACCCGGTCCCGTTCGTGCCGCCGACCTTCAGTCGGGACATCTCGACGACGTCGATACCAGAGCATCGCGTGATCAGCGTCGAGAAGGACGGCTGCTGGAACTGGTGGATCGAGTGGGGCGGTGAGGTCGACGCGGTCCGCGACAACGAGCGGATCCGCGACGAGCTCTGGGCGGTGATCTATGGCGTCTGGGACTACATCAAGAACTCGGGTGAGTTCCCCGAGGCGGAGCCGCTGACCCTGGAGTGGGTGGGTTCGGTCCCCGGCAAACGGGAGTACCGCAGGTTCGTCGGCGACTACACGCTCACCCAGAAGGACATCCTCGGCCAGACGGAGTTCCTCGACCGGATCGGCCACGGCGGCTGGTCGATCGACCTGCATCCTCCCGGCGGGGTCTACGCCGCGGAGCGTGGGAGCAAGAGCTGGCACCCCGACGGGAACTACCACATCCCTTTGCGCTCGCTGTACTCGGTGAACGTCGAGAACCTCCTGTTCGCCGGCCGCAACATCAGTGCCAGCCATGTCGCGTTCGGCTCCACCCGGGTGATGGCGACCTGCGCCGTCATCGGCGAAGCGGCCGGCAGCGCCGCAGCACTCGCCATCGCCAAGAACGCGACACCGCGGGACGTGGCGCACGAACACATCGACGAGCTCCAACAGGTGATGTTGCGTCAGGATGCCTCGCTGCTCGGGGTCGCCAACACCGACCGGTCCGACCTGGCTCGAACAGCGCGGGTCACCTCCTCGAGCAGCCTCGGCCGGGTCGCCTCAACGGCGGATGGCGTCCCCTTCGTCCTCGAGGTGCCGGCGGGCCTCGTGGTCCCAGTCGATCCGGAGATCGCGGGAATCGGGCTGTTCCTGGAGGTCTCCCGGCCGACGTCGGTCACGGTCGACATCCACGAGACCGACCTCCCTCAGAACTATGTCCCCGGCCGCCTCGTGGCGACGGTCGACGTACCCCTCGAGGCGGGGCGGCCGCGGTGGGTGCACCTGGACGTCAGCTGGCGGCCCCGCGCGCCCTGCAACGCGTTCGTCGTCGTGCGGGAGAACCCGAACGTCGCGCTGGCGACGACGACCGAGCAGTCCCCCGGGGTGCTCAGTTTTGCTCGTCGCGACATCCCCTACCGGGTGGATGGTGACCAGCCGCTGATCGAGTGGATGAAGCTGAGCGATCGGCGAGCATTCGCGGTTCAACTCGGCAGTGCCACCAGAGCCTTCGCGCCGGAGCGGGCCGTGGGCGGCTACAGCCGACCCTACGGGGGCCCGCAGATGTGGGTGTCGGAGCCGATGCGCCCCGGGACGCCGGAGTGGTTGCAGCTCGCCTGGCCCGCAGCCGTGACGGTCGGTCGGATCGAGTTGGTGCTCGACGATGACGTGAACGAGGACCTGGTCAATCTGCACCACCACCGCACCCCGTTCCGGATCATGCCGACCCTGATCCGCGACTACCAGCTGGAGGCATACGTGGACGGTGAGTGGCGAGTGCTGGAGCGCGTGCGCCAGAACCGACGTCGGCGGCACCTGCACGTGCTCGAGCAGCCCGTCACGACGGACCGCATCCGTCTCGTGGTCGGCTCGACCAACGGTGCGGCGAACGCGCACGTGGTCTCGCTGCGCGCGTACGGCCCGGAGGCGGCGTCATGA